In Littorina saxatilis isolate snail1 linkage group LG8, US_GU_Lsax_2.0, whole genome shotgun sequence, a single genomic region encodes these proteins:
- the LOC138972385 gene encoding uncharacterized protein — translation MNCDTDMTDDDFYSPAPFIRGLESRGVPTRKVAHNDTAAVRQLAEMTSAPIGEERAAGRGRDEAVTVAHEDTVWGLERPVVVYLDYDSGGYGADATGRLRSVSQSTAQVIWVKFVET, via the coding sequence TTCTACTCACCAGCACCCTTCATCCGGGGCCTTGAGTCACGCGGCGTCCCCACCCGTAAGGTGGCTCATAACGACACAGCGGCCGTTAGACAACTGGCGGAAATGACGTCTGCTCCCATAGGTGAAGAGAGAGCGGCAGGTAGGGGTCGAGACGAGGCGGTGACGGTGGCCCATGAGGACACAGTGTGGGGCTTGGAGAGACCCGTCGTCGTCTACCTGGACTATGATAGTGGTGGGTATGGTGCTGACGCTACCGGCCGCCTGAGATCCGTGTCGCAGTCCACGGCCCAGGTGATCTGGGTGAAGTTTGTTGAGACATAG